One genomic window of Clostridium taeniosporum includes the following:
- a CDS encoding glycoside hydrolase family 18 protein: MSKQKFNKLKKSILVFTVIPSILGTTLVGFPGIPVNAATKVNAKYQAKQIKRNVMYYGDWSIWGGQNNFYPKNIPANQLTHLNFAFLDFNEDGSLQFTDSGAALDAPVGMPVQWNDANAGLLNAFQELRAENPNLKIGISLGGWSKSGDFSKVVANSSTRAKFVENIMKFIQYTNMDFVDVDWEYPCSVREPDLVDNKNDEGTINSTAADKENYILLLQDLRNALDKQGEKIGKTYELSVALPAPKAKLDSGIDIKKLFKVVDFANIMTYDMRGAWDDTSGHQTALYANPNDPLTESGLSIDQSVKYLLSNGAPSDKIVIGSAYYSRGWQKVSNGPDSKTPGLYGTAEVVSKDADGNPAKGAKNEAPLKSGDSGRVGGVWSYRSLNKLKSAYPGIKEYWDDIAKAPYLYDENSGAFFTYDNTKSIGEKVNYVKENNLGGMIAWMASQDAPTSSDNRDELTKFTKSKLYGNDKLPEYNIVYNNLNVTATITPYAESWGTSGGYNITITNNEKLEESDAVLKGVERCAETIKTPKIYIKSTDGPLSSGEYTTGAVSYEDGYTVVDISTTYDGKTITPGKSYSFKLKTSVAPKDTSAIQSIELSQRIHKNAVEIGRQTIFTPNNK, translated from the coding sequence ATGTCAAAACAAAAATTTAACAAATTAAAAAAATCTATTTTGGTATTCACAGTGATTCCATCAATTTTAGGAACTACATTGGTTGGCTTTCCTGGAATTCCTGTCAATGCTGCTACTAAAGTTAACGCTAAATATCAAGCTAAACAGATTAAACGTAATGTAATGTATTATGGAGATTGGTCTATCTGGGGTGGTCAAAACAACTTTTATCCTAAAAACATACCAGCTAATCAACTAACTCATTTAAATTTTGCTTTTTTAGACTTTAATGAAGATGGAAGCTTGCAATTTACAGATTCCGGAGCTGCACTTGATGCTCCAGTTGGAATGCCTGTACAATGGAACGATGCAAATGCAGGTTTATTAAATGCTTTTCAAGAATTAAGAGCTGAAAATCCAAATTTAAAAATAGGTATTTCCCTTGGTGGTTGGTCTAAATCTGGAGATTTTTCTAAAGTAGTTGCTAATAGCTCTACTAGAGCTAAGTTTGTTGAAAACATTATGAAATTTATACAATATACTAATATGGATTTTGTTGATGTTGACTGGGAATATCCTTGTTCTGTTAGAGAGCCAGATCTTGTAGATAATAAAAATGATGAAGGTACTATAAATTCAACTGCTGCTGATAAAGAAAATTACATTCTTTTATTACAAGATTTAAGAAACGCCTTAGATAAGCAAGGTGAAAAAATAGGAAAAACTTATGAACTTTCTGTAGCTCTGCCTGCACCAAAAGCAAAATTAGATTCAGGTATTGATATTAAAAAATTATTTAAGGTGGTTGATTTTGCAAACATCATGACATACGATATGAGAGGTGCTTGGGACGATACTAGTGGACATCAAACAGCTCTTTATGCTAATCCAAATGATCCACTAACTGAAAGTGGTTTATCAATTGATCAAAGTGTCAAATATCTTTTAAGCAATGGTGCTCCATCAGATAAAATAGTCATTGGTTCTGCTTATTATAGTCGTGGATGGCAAAAAGTGTCTAATGGCCCTGATTCTAAGACACCTGGATTATACGGTACAGCAGAAGTAGTTTCAAAAGATGCTGATGGTAACCCTGCAAAAGGAGCAAAAAATGAAGCACCATTAAAATCAGGAGATAGTGGCCGTGTAGGTGGAGTTTGGTCTTACAGAAGCTTAAATAAATTAAAGTCAGCATATCCTGGTATTAAAGAATATTGGGATGATATTGCTAAAGCACCTTATCTATATGATGAAAACAGTGGTGCATTTTTCACTTATGATAACACTAAATCTATAGGTGAAAAAGTCAATTATGTAAAGGAAAATAACTTAGGAGGTATGATTGCATGGATGGCTTCACAAGATGCTCCTACATCATCTGATAATCGTGATGAATTAACTAAATTTACAAAAAGTAAATTGTACGGTAATGACAAGCTTCCTGAATATAATATAGTTTATAATAATCTAAATGTTACTGCAACAATAACTCCATATGCTGAAAGTTGGGGAACTAGTGGTGGTTATAACATCACTATAACAAATAATGAAAAACTAGAAGAATCTGATGCAGTTTTAAAAGGTGTAGAAAGATGCGCTGAAACAATAAAAACTCCAAAAATTTATATAAAGAGTACAGATGGTCCTTTATCTTCTGGTGAATACACTACTGGAGCAGTTAGCTATGAGGATGGCTACACTGTAGTAGATATTTCTACTACTTATGACGGTAAAACTATAACTCCTGGTAAGAGCTATTCATTTAAATTAAAAACTAGTGTTGCACCAAAGGATACTTCTGCTATACAAAGTATAGAATTATCTCAACGTATCCATAAAAATGCTGTTGAAATAGGTAGACAAACCATCTTTACTCCTAATAACAAATAG